A single Vulpes vulpes isolate BD-2025 chromosome 16, VulVul3, whole genome shotgun sequence DNA region contains:
- the UNC50 gene encoding protein unc-50 homolog, translating into MLPSTSVNSLVQGNGVLNSRDAARHTAGAKRYKYLRRLFRFRQMDFEFAAWQMLYLFTSPQRVYRNFHYRKQTKDQWARDDPAFLVLLSIWLCVSTIGFGFVLDMGFFETIKLLLWVVFIDCVGVGLLISTLMWFISNKYLVKRQSRDYDVEWGYAFDVHLNAFYPLLVILHFIQLFFINHVILTDTFIGYLVGNTLWLVAVGYYIYVTFLGYSALPFLKNTVILLYPFAPLILLYGLSLALGWNFTHTLCSFYKYRVK; encoded by the exons ATGTTACCGAGTACTTCAGTGAATTCCCTAGTGCAGGGGAACGGAGTGTTGAATTCCAGAGATGCAGCAAGACACACGGCTGGGGCAAAACGCTACAAATACCTGAGAAGACTTTTTCGTTTTCGGCAGATGGACTTCGAGTTTGCTGCATGGCAGATGCTCTACCTATTTACTTCCCCACAGAGAGTTTACAGAAATTTTCATTACCGAAAGCAGACAAAGGATCAGTGGGCCAGAGATGACCCTGCTTTCTTGGTCCTCTTAAGTATTTGGCTCTGTG TGTCCACTATAGGATTTGGCTTTGTTCTGGACATGGGATTTTTTGAAACGATAAAGCTTCTCCTTTGGGTTGTATTCATAGATTGTGTAGGCGTTGGTCTTCTCATATCAACTTTAATGTG GTTTATCTCTAACAAGTATTTAGTGAAACGGCAAAGCAGAGACTATGATGTGGAATGGGGCTATGCCTTTGATGTGCATCTGAATGCTTTTTATCCCCTCCTAGTCATTCTGCATTTTATCCAGCTTTTCTTCATCAACC ATGTTATCCTGACGGATACATTCATTGGATATTTAGTTGGAAATACCTTATGGTTGGTGGCAGTTGGCTATTACATCTATGTAACCTTCCTAGGATACAGTG cattgccatttttgaaaaatacagttatTCTTCTTTATCCGTTTGCACCTCTCATTCTGCTCTACGGCCTGTCACTAGCACTAGGATGGAACTTCACCCACACACTGTGTTCCTTCTATAAGTACAGAGTGAAATGA